One part of the Symphalangus syndactylus isolate Jambi chromosome 1, NHGRI_mSymSyn1-v2.1_pri, whole genome shotgun sequence genome encodes these proteins:
- the ARPP21 gene encoding cAMP-regulated phosphoprotein 21 isoform X21 — protein sequence MSEQGDLNQAIAEEGGTEQETATPENGIVKSESLDEEEKLELQRRLEAQNQERRKSKSGAGKGKLTRSLAVCEESSARPGGESLQDQTL from the exons ATGTCTGAGCAAGGAGACCTGAATCAGGCAATAGCAGAGGAAGGAGGGACTGAGCAGGAGACAGCCACTCCAGAGAACGGCATTGTTAAATCAGAAAGTCTGGATGAAGAGGAGAAACTGGAACTGCAG AGGCGGCTGGAGGCTCAgaatcaagaaagaagaaaatccaag TCAGGAGCAGGAAAAGGTAAACTGACTCGCAGTCTTGCTGTCTGTGAGGAATCTTCTGCCAGACCAGGAGGTGAAAGTCTTCAGGATCAG acTCTCTGA